GCGCCGCGAATTAATGCCGCTGGACGTATGAAACACGGTAATTTTGCGGTGACTTTATTAACGGAAATCAATCCTGAATTAGCAAAAAGTTATGCGGAGGAAATTGAATTTTTCAATACAGATAGAAAAGAAACCGATAAACAAATCACCCTTGAAGCGCTACAGCAAATAGAAACCAATAATGAGCAGGACGGTTTTACAACCGTTGTATATCACGAAGCCTGGCACAAAGGTGTTATTGGTATTGTAGCGTCTCGATTAATAGAAACCTACTACAGGCCAACTTTGGTGTTTACCAAAAGTGGTGATAGGTTAGCAGCATCAGCACGTTCCGTAAGTGGTTTTGATGTGTACAATGCCTTGGAAGCCTGTGCAGATCATATTGAACAATTTGGAGGTCATAAATACGCAGCTGGATTAACCTTGAAATCCGAAAATTACGAAGCTTTTAAACAAGCTTTTGAAGATGTGGTTTCAGAAACTATTGATAAATCCTTATTAATACCAGAAATTAAGATTGATGCTCAAATTGAATTGCGTGATGTAACGCCGAAATTCTATCGCATTTTAAAACAGTTTGCGCCATTTGGACCAGGCAATATGTCGCCAGTTTTTATGACCGATAACCTGCATGATACCGGGTATGGCAAATGTGTTGGTGAAGATAAAAGTCACCTTCGGATTACAGCTACCAATCCAGAACGCACCAATACATTAGTCTGCATAGGTTTTGGGTTAGGTGATAAGCTGGATATAATTACAGATAAAAAACCTTTTTCTGCCGTATATTCTATTGATGAAAATCATTGGAATAATCAAGTGTCCTTGCAATTGAAATTACGGGATATTAAGTAAAAGTGCATAAACTATTGTATCATGAAAAGTTCATTAACACTTGTTATTGGTTTCATTTTCCAGTTTGCGATATCTCAAAATTTAGTACACAACCCAAGTTTTGAAGACTATAAGCGTTGCCCATCATTGCTTGGAAATTTTAATCATTTGGTTACACATTGGTCTACGCCAAATTGGGGTTCAACAGATTATTTTCATGCTTGTAGTAAAACGGTTGGGTTTATAAATTTTTTTGGAAGTCAAAAGGCTAGAACGGGTAAAGCTTATAGTGGAGTGTATGTTTTAGCACCAGAAAATTATCGAGAGTATATTCAAGGTGAATTGTTAGAAACTTTGACTGCTCAAGAAAAATATACCATGACTTTTTATGTGAGTCTTGCGGAAAACTCCAGTCATGCCATTAAAGATTTAGGGATATTATTTTTAGGTAAACCCTTGAAAATGCAATCGGAAGGGGTTATTAATATCAATAAGGTTTTTAGTAACGAAAAGAATAGTCATTTTATAAGTATAAGCAGTCAACAATTTTATACCGAAAAAGATGCGTGGGAAAAAGTAACTTTTGAATACACAGCGAAAGGATTCGAACGGTTTTTTATTATTGGAAATTTTGATAAAAATGCCAAAATAACGAAACATGAAGTTCAAAAATCTAAAAATCCAGATGCAGCGTATTATTATCTAGACGATATCCGTTTGGAAGCTTTTAAACCTGCCGACCCTGTTGATATTAAAGTGAAAACCATAGAGGCTGAACAAACGTTAAAAACTGATAAGGTTTACGCTTTAAGAAAAGTATTTTTCAATTTTAATCAGCATAAACTTTTAGGGTCATCTGTACAAGAACTCGATCAATTATACAATTATTTAGACAACCATAAGCGTTTACAGATTGAAATTTATGGTCATACGGATAATGTAGGAACACAGGAACGTAACGATGAATTATCCTTACTTCGCGCTAAAGAAGTAGCCTTGTATTTAATTTCGAAAGGTTTACGGCCTGAACGTATTAAAGCTCGTGGTTTTGGCAATCGCTTTCCCCAAACTACTAATGCTACCCAGGCTGGGCGCGCCTTAAATAGACGTGTAGAATTTAAGCTTATAAAACTATAATTATTATTTAGATTTATTCTAAATAAACTTATATTTGCATAGTTTAAAACCTGCAAGCATGGAAAATGACATTCATAAAATATATCATAATAGCATTGGAATTGCTTTTCAATGGAAATTCCCCGAACAAAAAAAGAAGCCAAAAAAAGTACAATTAGTATTCCGAGATATGGGATTCTACTTATCTTTAGTTGAAATTAAAGAATTTTATAATTGTATTTACGCAACCAAACAATTGGAAACCGATGTTTGTTGTCGTGAAGACTGTGATAAACGCGGTATTATGATAAAATCTCCTAGTGATAAAGTAAGTTTAGCAGTAAACGAAACCGAATTATTACAATTAGAAGACTTATTAAAAGGCACCTTGTTTCAATTGGAGTTAAACGACTATTTAAATCATTTGTGTAAAAACTAATAGTGTAAAAATTTCGGCTTACTATAAAATTAGTTGCCTATTGTACTAATATAACCTGAACCTACTTGTGGTTGGAATATTATAACAAGCAGTAAAGATTTTCGCGATTTATTTTGTGTTAATAGACCAATTTATATCCTATTATAAAATGTTCTATTCAACTTTAAAATAATATTCTTTGTCAGATTCATTTAAATATCTCCAAGAAACATCTCCACAACTATTGAATCCAATTTGATTCGGGAAATTTTCTATTGGATAGTTTTCTATTATAAATTCATTTCTATTGGAGTTTTGAAGCATTCCATTACGCCAACTAATTACATAGTCACCATTAAATTTGGGTTTTAAACCTATTCTATAACTATAAAATTCCCGATTATTCTCAAGTTCAGGAAAGGCTATTATAGTTCCATTTTCGCAGTAATTTGAAAATGTAAGCTGACCATTAGTCCTAACTAACTCAAACGAATCAATTGCATCTTGGCAGTTTGAAGCATTCGTGGGTTCAATAAATTTATAAATTGAAAAATGGTCTGATTGTGGAATTTCCATAAATATCGAATCGTTAATAGACGCATTAAATAGATTACTAGAAATTTTTCCACGTATCCAAATTGTATCATTAATGGAGTAACTATAATCAGTGGATACATTTGCTTTATAAACATTATAAACCAATTTGTCCGCTTCAAGGTCGTCCTCGCAGGTAGTTGCTACTAGAAAAGGTGCAATTATTATAACCTTCAATAAATTTTTAAACATATTTCCTTTTTTATAGTTAGATGCACAATACGTTTAAAGGTTGCGTTGCTTGTTTTATACTTTGATTTCATTTGAAACTGAATTTTAAAAATATATATCCGTTTTTTGTCAGAATGAGTGCCGTCCAAAACTTTTATGACTTGTAAATTTAGTTTCAACAGCTCGCAACTTAAAATTCCCAATTTATTGGACCATTAAAACTAATTTCGTCTTAAAAGGTTTTATTAGAAAGGCTTCGTGTTGTACTTTTGTGCTTTCTTTTTTTCTCTTGGATTGGAATCGGTTTTATAAACGTGTTTTACTTCATTTGAAATGATAATATTTTAATAGAATAAAAATCAATAATTATCTGCAACGTTTTAAATAAACTTGTAGTTTTAAAATAAAAAGGTCCCTGCTTTTGTAGGAAACAAGTATGTCTAAAAAAGATCCATACGCAGCCTTGCGTATCAAAGAATTCAATATTTTTTTAGTACTTCGTTTTGCATTAGTATTTGCGTGGTCTATGCAATTTATAATTATTGAATGGCAAGTGTATAGTATTACAAAAGATCCGTTATCGCTTGGTATTATTGGCTTGATGGAAATTATTCCAGCTTTAACCATGGCTTTATTTGCTGGACATATTGTGGATCAACGTGAAAAACGCAATTTATTGGCTGTTTGCATGGCATTATTTTCGTTAATAAGTTTGGGCTTATTTCTTTTAACTTGGCCAAAAATTGTAGCAGATTGGTCTTCCAATACCATTTTATATTCTATTTATGCGCTCGTTTTTTTTGGTGGATTTTTACGTTCCTTTTTCGGGCCAACTATTTTTTCATTGGTTGCTTTAATTGTACCCAAGAAAATATATCCAAATGCCGCTACTTGGAGTAGTTCTACATGGCAAATGGCATCGGTTTTAGGACCAGCAACAGCTGGGGTTTTAATAAGTGTTATTGGTGTGCATTGGTCGCTTTGTTTTGTTTTCGGACTTGTTGTTTTTGCATTAATGACACTTACGCAAATAAAAAAGAAACCGATTTTAAACCCAAAAATAGGCGAACCTGTGATGCAAAGTTTAAAAGAAGGTTTGAATTTTGTATTTAAAACTAAAGCTATTTTAGGTGCTTTAACCTTGGATATGGTTGCCGTTTTATTTGGTGGCGCCATTGCCTTATTGCCCATTTTTGCACAAGATATTCTTCATGTCGGGTCCGAAGGATTTGGTGTACTACGAGCGGCTCCCGCCGTTGGTGCTTTTTTAACCATGTTAATTACAGCCTATATTCCCATTAGTAAAAATGCGGGAATGAAGTTATTAGCGGCTGTGTTTGGTTTTGGTATGTGTATAATTGTTTTTGGACTGTCCTCTATATTCTGGATTTCGGTAGTTGCGCTATTTTTTAGTGGTGTAACCGATGGTGTTTCTATGGTAATTAGACAAACCATATTGCAAATTAAAACACCCGACAATATGCGTGGTCGCGTGGCATCCGTAAACTCCATGTTTGTGGGCTCATCCAACGAGCTTGGTGCTTTTGAAAGTGGCGTTACCGCAAAATTAATGGGAACTGTAACAGCCGTTGTTTTTGGCGGAACCATGACCTTAATTACAGCAGTTACCACTGGAATTGTTTCGCCTTCGTTTAGAAAGCTAGATTTAACAGCCGATTTGGAGGAGCATGAGAATGCGGAATGATAAGTTTTTAGAATTTCTTTAACTCTAAATTTTCACCATCAAAAACACCATAGGTATAATATTGTATCCAATCGCCTAGATTCACATATTTTGAATTTTCGTTGAGGTCTATTTCTAACGGTAAATGTCTGTGGCCAAAAATAAAATAGTCGCTGTGTTTGGTTTCTAATTTTCGTTTGCAATATTGTACCAACCATTCATTGTCTTCGCCTAAAAATTTGGCGTCATCATCACCGGAAATTAGTTTGTTTTTTACACTTAAATATTGGGCAATTCTAACCCCAATATCAGGATGCAACCAGCGAAATAGCCATTTGCCAAAACGACTAGTAAATATTTTTTTCATCCGTTTATAACCGGTATCACCAGGGCCTAATCCATCACCATGACCAATTAAAAACGTTTTATTGTTAAACGTATATTCTTGGGGCTTATGGTAGACAGAAATTCCCAATTCTTCTTCAAAATAGCCATCCATCCATAAATCGTGATTGCCAACAAAAAAATAAATAGGAATACCAGCGTCCGTTATCTCGGCAAGCTTACCCAACGTTCTTGTAAAACCTTTTGGTACCACGGTTTTATATTCAAACCAAAAATCGAATAAATCACCCATCAAGAAAATAGCAGCAGCATCGTACTTAATTTCCTCTAACCACGCTACAAATTTTTGTTCGCGAGGTCGTGAGGCTTCTGCTGTTGGTGCACCCAAATGATTATCGGATGCGAAGTATATTTTTTTTCCTTTTGGGATGTTCATGAGGTAAATATAATTAATTCCTATTTTTATTCGGATTCGTTATCACTAGCATACCACTCGGCAAAACTGGTATCGGTTTCCTGAAGTTTTAAGGAATGTAATGCAATATGGCTCGGTAAAAAGGATTTTATTTTATTGGCAAAATCAATCACCATCATTTCACTAGTTGGCTGATAATCCACCAAAAGTACATTATGACCACGGTCTTGAAGTTCCTTCGCTAATTCTACATGTGGTGTGTTTTTGTTAAAAACAGTGGCATGATCAAACACATCAACAATTTCTGTTTTCACAATTTTTTTTAAATCTCCAAAATCAATCACCATTCCAAACTTAACATTACCCGAATCTGAAATTGGTTTTCCAATAACGGTTACCGATAATTTATAGCTATGGCCATGTACATTTTTACATTTCCCATCATAGCCATAAAGGGCATGTCCTGTCTCGAATGAGAACTGTTTTGTAATTCGAATATTTCCCATACTATTAATTTTCCATGCAAAGATAATCGTTTTGTAAAAGGAAACGGTTTTTAGAGTACATTTGCCCACTTTTTATTTTGCATATACTTATGAATCAATTATTTGAAGAAATTGCTTTTGTTGAAAATTTACAATATGAGCGTATTATTGATGATATTTTAACAAAGAAGTACAGTTTGGTTGAAAATTTTTTCACCAATCTCGAGGTTTTGGAATTAAGAAAATCATTATTAGAAAAACATGAAGCTGATGTTTTTAAAAAAGCGGCTATTGGCAATAGGGTAAATGAAGTCATTGAAAAATCCATTCGTGGTGATGTGATTTTATGGATAGATGAAAACCGGGCAGATCCGTTAGAAGTCGCTTTCTTCAACAAAATAAATAACCTAATAGATTACTTAAATAAAACGTGTTTCTTGGGAATTTTACATAAGGAGTTTCACTATGCATTATATCCAGAAGGCACATTTTACAAACGGCATTTGGATACGTTTCAGAATGACGACAGACGAAAATTATCCTTTGTATGTTATTTAAATGAAGATGGTTGGCTACCTGAAAACGGTGGCGAATTGGTGTTGTATGTAAATGAAAATGGTGAAGAAACCGAAAAAGTAATTTATCCATTTCCTGGACGTGTGGTTATTTTTGAAAGTCAATTATTAGAACACGAAGTCAAGCCCGTTAAAACCGAACGATTGAGTATTACTGGTTGGCTTAAAACGCGCTAATTATCTGCGTTTATTGCGGTTATAAACATAAATAATTATCAATACAATTGCCAATACTAAAAAAAGCATATTTCCGCCCATACTAATCTATATTTGAGTTGTTTTTATTATATCTATAAAGCGCATAAGCAATTATTACAAGTACTAAAAATGGTAGAAATGAGCCTATAAATACGCCTATTTCATAATCGCTATTAGGTGCGTTTTTTACTTTCTCTTCAATATTTATTTCTTGCAAAATTGAAATAAGTGCCATCATTTTACTAAATAATTAGAAGTCAAAGTTACTGTTTTTCCGAAAGCGGTAAAAATTCTTGTCTAAATTTTATAATTAGTGGCAATCCTCTAGCAATAATCCAAAATGTAAAAGCTATAAAAATGCCATAAAGCTTGTAATCCAAGCTGTCCAATAAAAATAATAGCGGAACAAAAACGAGAAAGGTTGCCATCAATAATACATTGCGAAGAACTTTCATTTTACCAAGCCCTTTAAACATACCATCAAAAATAAAGGCAA
Above is a window of Bizionia sp. M204 DNA encoding:
- a CDS encoding MFS transporter, whose product is MSKKDPYAALRIKEFNIFLVLRFALVFAWSMQFIIIEWQVYSITKDPLSLGIIGLMEIIPALTMALFAGHIVDQREKRNLLAVCMALFSLISLGLFLLTWPKIVADWSSNTILYSIYALVFFGGFLRSFFGPTIFSLVALIVPKKIYPNAATWSSSTWQMASVLGPATAGVLISVIGVHWSLCFVFGLVVFALMTLTQIKKKPILNPKIGEPVMQSLKEGLNFVFKTKAILGALTLDMVAVLFGGAIALLPIFAQDILHVGSEGFGVLRAAPAVGAFLTMLITAYIPISKNAGMKLLAAVFGFGMCIIVFGLSSIFWISVVALFFSGVTDGVSMVIRQTILQIKTPDNMRGRVASVNSMFVGSSNELGAFESGVTAKLMGTVTAVVFGGTMTLITAVTTGIVSPSFRKLDLTADLEEHENAE
- a CDS encoding OmpA family protein; this encodes MKSSLTLVIGFIFQFAISQNLVHNPSFEDYKRCPSLLGNFNHLVTHWSTPNWGSTDYFHACSKTVGFINFFGSQKARTGKAYSGVYVLAPENYREYIQGELLETLTAQEKYTMTFYVSLAENSSHAIKDLGILFLGKPLKMQSEGVININKVFSNEKNSHFISISSQQFYTEKDAWEKVTFEYTAKGFERFFIIGNFDKNAKITKHEVQKSKNPDAAYYYLDDIRLEAFKPADPVDIKVKTIEAEQTLKTDKVYALRKVFFNFNQHKLLGSSVQELDQLYNYLDNHKRLQIEIYGHTDNVGTQERNDELSLLRAKEVALYLISKGLRPERIKARGFGNRFPQTTNATQAGRALNRRVEFKLIKL
- the recJ gene encoding single-stranded-DNA-specific exonuclease RecJ, with translation MRWTIKPKPESKNVDALQKALNVEPIVASLLLQRGIETYDAAKTFFRPSLKDLHDPFLMKDMDIAVSRIEKALETGENIMVYGDYDVDGTTSVALMSSYLKTRTENVATYIPDRYDEGYGVSFKGIDFAEDNGFSLIIALDCGVKAIDKVAYANEKGIDFIICDHHRPGAELPKAIAILDPKRDDCSYPYKELCGCGVGFKLIQALAAKQGQTTADLTEYLDLVATAIGADIVPITGENRALASLGLDVINSNPRPGIQAIIAEVKKEHLTITDVVFIVAPRINAAGRMKHGNFAVTLLTEINPELAKSYAEEIEFFNTDRKETDKQITLEALQQIETNNEQDGFTTVVYHEAWHKGVIGIVASRLIETYYRPTLVFTKSGDRLAASARSVSGFDVYNALEACADHIEQFGGHKYAAGLTLKSENYEAFKQAFEDVVSETIDKSLLIPEIKIDAQIELRDVTPKFYRILKQFAPFGPGNMSPVFMTDNLHDTGYGKCVGEDKSHLRITATNPERTNTLVCIGFGLGDKLDIITDKKPFSAVYSIDENHWNNQVSLQLKLRDIK
- a CDS encoding DUF6686 family protein, which gives rise to MENDIHKIYHNSIGIAFQWKFPEQKKKPKKVQLVFRDMGFYLSLVEIKEFYNCIYATKQLETDVCCREDCDKRGIMIKSPSDKVSLAVNETELLQLEDLLKGTLFQLELNDYLNHLCKN
- a CDS encoding 6-carboxytetrahydropterin synthase, producing the protein MGNIRITKQFSFETGHALYGYDGKCKNVHGHSYKLSVTVIGKPISDSGNVKFGMVIDFGDLKKIVKTEIVDVFDHATVFNKNTPHVELAKELQDRGHNVLLVDYQPTSEMMVIDFANKIKSFLPSHIALHSLKLQETDTSFAEWYASDNESE
- a CDS encoding UDP-2,3-diacylglucosamine diphosphatase, with translation MNIPKGKKIYFASDNHLGAPTAEASRPREQKFVAWLEEIKYDAAAIFLMGDLFDFWFEYKTVVPKGFTRTLGKLAEITDAGIPIYFFVGNHDLWMDGYFEEELGISVYHKPQEYTFNNKTFLIGHGDGLGPGDTGYKRMKKIFTSRFGKWLFRWLHPDIGVRIAQYLSVKNKLISGDDDAKFLGEDNEWLVQYCKRKLETKHSDYFIFGHRHLPLEIDLNENSKYVNLGDWIQYYTYGVFDGENLELKKF
- a CDS encoding 2OG-Fe(II) oxygenase; the protein is MNQLFEEIAFVENLQYERIIDDILTKKYSLVENFFTNLEVLELRKSLLEKHEADVFKKAAIGNRVNEVIEKSIRGDVILWIDENRADPLEVAFFNKINNLIDYLNKTCFLGILHKEFHYALYPEGTFYKRHLDTFQNDDRRKLSFVCYLNEDGWLPENGGELVLYVNENGEETEKVIYPFPGRVVIFESQLLEHEVKPVKTERLSITGWLKTR